The following are from one region of the Salvia splendens isolate huo1 chromosome 2, SspV2, whole genome shotgun sequence genome:
- the LOC121792466 gene encoding ascorbate transporter, chloroplastic-like produces MAISTVVSHRNFGYFVGSGRVYHRETLPDRQRCQDSSLTAVQYVHKKMSCSKHHHPTASFSFGYVYHSSIPARDNPNREIPRSKAMSHLNLDPVLIMSHQTSNKLTSMNKRVKSRGAYESCLSTAYSDAGWIQTRKLDKLGFNYGQKPPSKHTTVMRTRAEFKSEEHDFTSTEFETPVSPEGESEAALPEGAEPAKTWGSQFPKRWVMVLLCFAAFLLCNMDRVNMSIAILPMSKEFNWNSATVGLIQSSFFWGYLLTQIIGGIWADKIGGKLVLGFGVVWWSIATMFTPIAARIGLPCLLVTRAFMGVGEGVAMPAMNNLLSRWIPVSERSRSLALVYSGMYLGSVAGLAASPALIHKFGWPSVFYSFGSLGSIWFALWLSKAYSSPQEDPSLSLEEKKLIVGGNISKEPVSSIPWKKILSKAPVWALIISHFCHNWGTFILLTWMPTYYNQVLNFNLMESGLLCVLPWLTMAVFANIGGWVADNLISRGFSITSVRKIMQSIGFLGPAFFLTQLGNVKTPALAVLCMACSQGSDAFSQSGLYSNHQDIGPRYAGVLLGLSNTAGVLAGVFGTAATGYILQHGSWNDVFKVAVVLYIVGTIVWNLFSTGEKILE; encoded by the exons ATGGCAATCAGCACCGTGGTTTCGCACCGGAATTTCGGCTATTTCGTCGGTTCTG GACGAGTTTATCATCGAGAAACACTACCAGATCGTCAAAGATGTCAGGACTCAAGTCTCACTGCGGTGCAGTATGTGCATAAGAAAATGTCCTGCAGCAAGCACCATCATCCGACGGCAAGCTTTTCATTTGGCTACGTGTATCACTCATCCATTCCTGCTAGAGATAACCCAAACAGAGAAATCCCAAGATCAAAGGCGATGTCTCATCTTAACTTGGATCCTGTTCTCATAATGTCCCATCAGACAAGCAATAAGCTTACGTCCATGAACAAAAGGGTAAAAAGCAGGGGAGCATATGAATCATGTCTTTCAACAGCTTACTCTGATGCTGGTTGGATTCAAACAAGGAAGTTGGATAAGCTCGGCTTTAACTATGGCCAGAAGCCTCCATCAAAACATACAACAGTGATGAGGACCCGGGCCGAATTCAAATCCGAAGAGCATGACTTTACAAGCACTGAGTTTGAGACCCCAGTATCACCTGAGGGGGAAAGTGAAGCTGCTTTACCGGAAGGAGCTGAGCCAGCAAAAACATGGGGGAGCCAGTTCCCTAAGCGTTGGGTGATGGTGCTCCTCTGCTTTGCTGCATTTCTGTTGTGCAATATGGACCGT GTGAATATGAGCATAGCAATACTCCCTATGTCGAAGGAATTTAATTGGAACAGTGCTACAGTTGGCCTAATTCAGTCTTCTTTTTTCTGGGGTTATCTGCTCACTCAG ATCATTGGTGGCATTTGGGCTGATAAAATTGGTGGGAAGCTAGTACTCGGTTTTGGAGTTGTTTGGTGGTCTATTGCAACAATGTTCACCCCAATTGCTGCCAGAATTGGACTCCCTTGCTTACTTGTAACGCGGGCTTTTATGGGAGTTGGTGAG GGTGTGGCTATGCCTGCCATGAATAATTTGCTATCAAGATGGATTCCTGTTTCCGAAAGAAGCAGATCCCTTGCACTAGTGTACAGTGGCATGTATCTTGGTTCAGTTGCTGGTTTGGCAGCGTCTCCTGCATTGATACACAAGTTCGGTTGGCCATCTGTTTTCTACTCTTTTGGTTCCCTTGGAAGTATCTGGTTTGCACTTTGGTTGAGCAAA GCCTACAGTTCACCTCAAGAAGATCCAAGTCTAAGTTTGGAGGAGAAGAAGTTGATCGTGGGAGGCAACATTTCCAAAGAACCAGTGTCTAGTATTCCATGGAAGAAGATTTTGTCTAAGGCTCCTGTGTGGGCTCTCATTATATCCCATTTCTGTCATAACTGGGGAACATTTATCCTGTTGACCTGGATGCCGACTTACTATAACCAG GTTTTGAATTTCAACCTCATGGAATCTGGATTACTTTGTGTGCTTCCATGGCTCACTATGGCTGTGTTCGCTAATATAGGTGGTTGGGTTGCAGATAACCTTATCAGTAGAGGCTTCTCAATTACATCAGTTCGAAAG ATAATGCAATCAATCGGGTTCCTGGGCCCTGCTTTTTTTCTGACCCAACTTGGTAACGTAAAAACACCTGCCTTAGCAGTGCTGTGCATGGCTTGCAGTCAG GGATCAGATGCATTCTCGCAATCTGGTCTGTACTCCAATCACCAAGATATTGGGCCGCGTTATGCT GGAGTACTGCTTGGATTATCCAACACTGCAGGCGTACTTGCTGGTGTCTTTGGGACTGCTGCAACCGGATACATTCTTCAACACG GTTCTTGGAATGACGTGTTCAAAGTGGCCGTCGTGCTGTACATTGTGGGCACAATAGTGTGGAACTTGTTCTCCACTGGAGAGAAAATCCTGGAGTAA
- the LOC121770730 gene encoding SKP1-like protein 12, producing MENREKVTSLMSSDGHIFPVEDTVIAEFRAINSFLPAAGDAVNPISQITGDVLAKIIDYCRKHIDHKLNRLRDEEISAWDRQFVNVDEKTLLDLLVASHFLGVRDLFSLIMVSVADMTKKKGVGSMDQLHNLFISNFKLD from the exons ATGGAGAACAGAGAGAAAGTGACTTCACTGATGAGTTCGGACGGTCATATTTTCCCGGTGGAGGATACGGTAATCGCGGAGTTCCGAGCCATCAACTCCTTTCTTCCGGCTGCCGGTGACGCCGTTAATCCGATTTCTCAGATTACCGGCGACGTTCTCGCCAAAATAATCGATTACTGCAGAAAACACATCGATCACAAGCTTAATCGTTTGCGTGATGAGGAAATCAGTGCCTGGGATAGGCAATTCGTCAATGTCGACGAGAAAACCCTACTCGATCTCCTCGTG GCTTCACACTTTCTGGGAGTGAGGGATCTCTTCAGCCTAATAATGGTGAGTGTAGCTGACATGACGAAGAAGAAGGGAGTTGGCAGCATGGATCAACTTCACAATCTCTTCATCTCCAACTTTAAGCTCGACTAA